The Frondihabitans peucedani genome segment ACGGCGTCGAGCAGGACGAGCTCGTCGTGCCCGTGCAGCACCTCCGAGACGCCGGCGCCCACGTCGACGTCGCGGCGGTGTCGACCGACCCCGTACAGACGCTCGTGGGCGACAAAGACCCGGGCTCGCAGGTGACGCCCGACCTCACGCTCGACGACGTCGACCCGACGGGCTACGGGATGCTGCTCATCCCGGGCGGCACCATCAACGCCGACACCCTCCGGACGAACGAGACGGCCATCGGGATCGTCACGCGCTTCGTCGACGCCAAGACGACCGTCGCCGCCATCTGCCACGGCCCGTGGGCGCTCGTCGAGGCCGACGCCGTCCGCGGCAAGACGCTGACGTCGTTCGCGTCGCTGCAGACCGACGTCCGGAACGCCGGCGGAACCTGGGTCGACCGCTCGGTCGCCACCGACGACGCCGACTCGTGGACGCTCATCACCTCGAGGACGCCCGACGACCTGCCCGACTTCCTCGCGCAAATCGACAAGGCCCTGGAGTCGGTGCAGCTGCCGGAGTCGGCCGGACGCTAGACGACCCGCATCACCGCTGCGCGAGGCGGCCGAGCCCTCGGGCCGGCCGCCTCACGCTCGTCAGGGCCGCCTCACGCTCGTCAGGGCCGCCTCACGCTTCTTCGAGACAGAGGCAGAACGGGTGGCCCGCGGGGTCGAGGTAGACCCGGAACGTGGAGTCCGGCTCGTCGGGCAGCCCGGTCGGGCGCGCGCCGATCGACAGGGCGAAACGCTCCGCCTCGTCGAGGTCGGGCACGTCGAGGTCGAGGTGCAGCTGCTGCGGCACGGTCTCGTCGGGCCAGGTCGGCGGCACGAAGTCGGCGGCGTACTGGAACGCGATCCCGGCGCCGCCCGGGGTCGCAGGATCGCGCAGCGTGATCCAGTCGTCGCTCTCGTCGGCGATCCGCCAGCCGAGCAGCGCCGAGTAGAAGTCGGCCAGGGCGCGGATGTCGGGGGCGTCGAGCACGACGAGGTCGAAGCGGATCGCGGGGCGGGTCGGGGTCGCATCGGTCATGGCGCGAAAATACTCCCCGAACGGGCCTGGTGGCTCGCACCGGCGGTGTCCATACTTGCTCCATGCCCCGACCCGCCGACCGTCCTGCCGCTGACGTCGGCCCGGGTGGCCGAGCGCCTCGGCGGGGCCCCTCGCGTCGCGCCGTCCTGATCGGCGCCGGAGCCGCCGCGGTCGTCGCCGGCGTGGGAGTGCCCACCGCGGTGGCCCTCCGTCCTCGTCGGCCGGGCCGCCTGGTCTCGGCGCTCCTCGACGCGAAGCGCTTCACGATCGCCCACCACGGCGGTTCCGGCGACTGGCCCGAGGAGTCGCTCTACGCCTACGCGCACGCCGCCGCCTCAGGAGTCGACGCCCTCGAGGTGTCGCTCGCCCGGTCGTCCGACGGCGTCTGGTTCGGGCTGCACGACGCGACGCTCGACCGCACCTCGGGCACGAGCGGCTACACGGCCTCGGAGCACACCTGGGATGAGATCCGAGCGCACCGGATCTCGCCGACCGGGTCGCAGGATCCTGCGCAGCCGTCCCGGCCGTACGCCCGCTTCGACGACATCCTCGACGCCTACGGCGAGACGCACGCGCTCTTCGTCGACCCGAAGGTCGCCGGGGCGGAGCACTACGACGAGCTGTTCGCGCTGGTGGCCGAGCACGTCTCGAACCCGACCGAGACGATGGTCGCCAAGGGGTACTGCACGAGCACCCGCTGGGCCGACGCCGCCTCGGGCCGCGGGCACCAGACGTGGGGCTTCTACTACGCGAACGAGATCGCCGCGAAGCCCGACCTGCTGACGTCGACGCAGGATCGCTGGAGCACCCTCGGTCTCGACTACGACGGCGCTCCGGCCCAGTGGCGGACGGTCACGTCGATCGGCAAGCCGGTCGTCGGGCACGTGATCCCGACGGCTGCGGCTGCCCGGACCGCGCTCGACCTCGGCGCCCAGGGGCTGATGATCTCGGGCGTCACCGCCACGATGGGGCACCTGCCTGCGGACTGAGGGCCGGAGCGGGGCGCCGGCTACGGACCGGGGTGCGAGGCGCTGCGCTAGGGGCGGATCCGGCGCCGCCGGGCGACGAGCACCAGAACGGCGGCCGCGAGCAGCAGCGCCGCCCCGATGAGGGAGGGCGTGCGGAGGGCCGCCGAGCCGCCGAGCCAGGTGACGCTGTCTCCGGAGGAGGCGGGGGCGGACGGTGCGTGCGCCGTCGTCGACGGGCTGCTCACGGTGGCGGCCGCCGGCGTGAGCGACGGGAGGGCGACCGCGAAGGCGACTCCCTCCTCGCCGCCGCCGACGAGGGTCTGGGAGAACGAGGTCGCGTCGGGAGCCGCGACCATGGCCGTGCCGTCGCGGTGCTCACCGATCTCTCCCGCTCCGGCGCAGACGACCGTCTTCGACGCGAATCCGGTCAAGGACCCCTGGCAGGCGTCGGCGAGGGGGACGTACTTCGTCGACTCGAGCGGGACGTCGGAGCGCCAGGTGATCGACTCGCCCGCGTCGGTCGACTCGGCGTCGGCGCCCACGAGCGTGAAGGCGGCGGCGGGCTGGTCGTTCGAGTCGACGACCCGGATGTCCGACAGCGCGAGCGTCGTGGTGGTGGTCTGGTCGACCTGCGAGAGCACGGGGCGCCCGGTGACACCGGTCAGGATGCCACGGGTCCCGAGGTAGGCGTTGACGTACGCACCGAGCGCGGTCGGGTGCACGGCCCCGCCGCTCGCCCGGAGCGTGAAGGAGAGGCGGTAGCCGCCGTCGACCACGACCGAGAAGCGCTGACCGGCCGTAGAGGTCGCGGCCGGGGCCGAGTAGCCGCTCAGGTCGAGCCAGCAGAGGTCGCTTGCGGCGGTGCTGGTCGACGACGCGGCGACATCGCAGGAGGACGCCAGGGCGGTGCCGGACGACGCCGCCGTCGTCGAGCCGGGCGTCGCAGCCGGCGCGGCGACGGGCGTCGCAGCCGAGGCGGGCGCACCCGCGGCCAGCGCGAGGCCGCAGGCGAGCAGGGCCGAGGCCGCGAGGGCGGCGAGTCGCCGGACGCGGGGGCGGGATCCTGCGCGCGAGGGGCGAGCGGTGGTGCTCTGCATTCAGGTCTGCTCTCCGGCGCCCCGAAGGGGTCACGTCGTGCGGCTGGTCGTGACGGGCGCGGATGGTCGGTTCGGGGAAGGGCTCGCCCGCCGGTGGTCAATCGGAGTGCACGGGCGTGATCGTGGGCTCCTGCCAGACGCTTCGGGGTCGTCTGGAGAGTCGGGGATCACCCGGAGGACGCCCGCCCGGCGGAGTGCACCGAACGCTCTGTCCTCCCTTGTGAGGTCAGCCTAGCGTCCCCCGCCGCCTCTGGTCGCGGGGAACCGAGGCCCCCGTTCGGGTGCCGACCGCGCGGGCCGGCACCCGAGACAGTCAGTCGCGCAGCTCGAGGTACTTCGCGATGAGCGACTTCGTCGAGGAGTCCTGCGACTCGAGCGCCGCCTCGTCGCCGTCGACGGCCGGGGCGATCTGGAGCGCCAGCTGCTTGCCGAGCTCGACGCCCCACTGGTCGAACGAGTCGATGCCCCAGATGGTGCCCTCGGTGAAGACGATGTGCTCGTAGAGCGCGATCAGCTGGCCGACGACGCTCGGCGTGAGAGCGGGGGCCAGGATCGACGCGGTCGGCCGGTTGCCGCTGAACTCGCGGGCCGGGACGACGGACTCCTTCGTGCCCTCGGCGCGGACCTCGTCGGCGGTCTTGCCGAAGGCGAGCGCCTTGGTCTGCGCGAAGAAGTTCGCCAGGAACAGGTTGTGGACGTCTTGCCCGGCCTCGACGGTCGAGCCGTCGCCGGTCTCGTCCTTCAGGGGGTGAGCGGGGTTCGCGACGGTGATGAAGTCGGCGGGGATGAGGCGGGTGCCCTGGTGGATCAGCTGGTAGAACGCGTGCTGGCCGTTGGTGCCGGGCTCGCCCCAGAAGATCTCGCCGGTGTCGGTCGTCGCGGGCGAGCCGTCCCAGCGGACGCTCTTGCCGTTCGACTCCATGGTGAGCTGCTGGAGGTACGCCGGGAAGCGGTGGAGGTACTGCGCGTACGGCAGGACCGCGTGGCTCTGCGCCCCGAGGAAGTTCGAGTACCAGACGTTGAGCAGGCCCATGAGCACGGGCACGTTCTGCTCGAGCGGCGTCGTGCGCATGTGCTCGTCGACGGCGTGGAACCCGGCGAGGAACTCGCGCCAGTTGTCGGGGCCGATCGCGATGACGACCGAGGTGCCGATGGCGGAGTCGACCGAGTAGCGGCCTCCCACCCAGTCCCAGAAGCCGAACGCGTTCTCGGGGTCGATGCCGAAGGCCGCGACCTTGTCGAGGGCGGTCGAGACGGCGACGAAGTGCTTGGCGACGGCGCTCTTGCGGGCCTCGTCGGTGTCGTCGAGAGCGCCGGCGGCGGCGAGCTGCTTCCAGAGCCACTCGCGGGCGAGGCGGGCGTTGGTCAGGGTCTCGAGTGTGCCGAAGGTCTTCGAGGCGACGATGAAGAGCGTCGTCTCAGGATCGAGGTCGGCCGTCTTCTCGTAGACGTCGGACGGGTCGATGTTCGACACGAAGCGGGCCTCGAGGCCGGCCTGCACGTAGGGCTTCAGAGCCTCATAGACCATGACGGGCCCGAGGTCGGAGCCGCCGATGCCGATGTTGACGACGGTCTCGATGCGCTTGCCGGTGACGCCGGTCCACTCGCCGGAGCGGACCTTCTCGGCGAAGGCGTAGACCTTGTCGAGGGTGGCGTGCACGGCGTCGTCGACGTTCTCGCCGTCGACGGTGAACGGTGCCGCCGGGACCAGGCCCGTGGTGTCTCTCGGGCGACGGAGCGCGGTGTGGAGCACGGCGCGGTCTTCGGTCACGTTGATGTGCTCGCCGGAGATCATCGCCTGGTAGCGGCCGGCGACGTCGACGCTCTTCGCCAGCTCGAGCAGGTGGCCGAGGATCTCGTCGGTCAGGAGCCCCTTGGACAGGTCGA includes the following:
- a CDS encoding type 1 glutamine amidotransferase domain-containing protein, with the translated sequence MATDLTGRRILAIVTNYGVEQDELVVPVQHLRDAGAHVDVAAVSTDPVQTLVGDKDPGSQVTPDLTLDDVDPTGYGMLLIPGGTINADTLRTNETAIGIVTRFVDAKTTVAAICHGPWALVEADAVRGKTLTSFASLQTDVRNAGGTWVDRSVATDDADSWTLITSRTPDDLPDFLAQIDKALESVQLPESAGR
- a CDS encoding VOC family protein; amino-acid sequence: MTDATPTRPAIRFDLVVLDAPDIRALADFYSALLGWRIADESDDWITLRDPATPGGAGIAFQYAADFVPPTWPDETVPQQLHLDLDVPDLDEAERFALSIGARPTGLPDEPDSTFRVYLDPAGHPFCLCLEEA
- a CDS encoding glycerophosphodiester phosphodiesterase, which translates into the protein MPRPADRPAADVGPGGRAPRRGPSRRAVLIGAGAAAVVAGVGVPTAVALRPRRPGRLVSALLDAKRFTIAHHGGSGDWPEESLYAYAHAAASGVDALEVSLARSSDGVWFGLHDATLDRTSGTSGYTASEHTWDEIRAHRISPTGSQDPAQPSRPYARFDDILDAYGETHALFVDPKVAGAEHYDELFALVAEHVSNPTETMVAKGYCTSTRWADAASGRGHQTWGFYYANEIAAKPDLLTSTQDRWSTLGLDYDGAPAQWRTVTSIGKPVVGHVIPTAAAARTALDLGAQGLMISGVTATMGHLPAD
- a CDS encoding CshA/CshB family fibrillar adhesin-related protein, whose translation is MQSTTARPSRAGSRPRVRRLAALAASALLACGLALAAGAPASAATPVAAPAATPGSTTAASSGTALASSCDVAASSTSTAASDLCWLDLSGYSAPAATSTAGQRFSVVVDGGYRLSFTLRASGGAVHPTALGAYVNAYLGTRGILTGVTGRPVLSQVDQTTTTTLALSDIRVVDSNDQPAAAFTLVGADAESTDAGESITWRSDVPLESTKYVPLADACQGSLTGFASKTVVCAGAGEIGEHRDGTAMVAAPDATSFSQTLVGGGEEGVAFAVALPSLTPAAATVSSPSTTAHAPSAPASSGDSVTWLGGSAALRTPSLIGAALLLAAAVLVLVARRRRIRP
- the pgi gene encoding glucose-6-phosphate isomerase, producing the protein MTENAPVDPTSTEAWKQLAGIADGFTPDLRGWFDEDASRAEKYTFQAADLTVDLSKGLLTDEILGHLLELAKSVDVAGRYQAMISGEHINVTEDRAVLHTALRRPRDTTGLVPAAPFTVDGENVDDAVHATLDKVYAFAEKVRSGEWTGVTGKRIETVVNIGIGGSDLGPVMVYEALKPYVQAGLEARFVSNIDPSDVYEKTADLDPETTLFIVASKTFGTLETLTNARLAREWLWKQLAAAGALDDTDEARKSAVAKHFVAVSTALDKVAAFGIDPENAFGFWDWVGGRYSVDSAIGTSVVIAIGPDNWREFLAGFHAVDEHMRTTPLEQNVPVLMGLLNVWYSNFLGAQSHAVLPYAQYLHRFPAYLQQLTMESNGKSVRWDGSPATTDTGEIFWGEPGTNGQHAFYQLIHQGTRLIPADFITVANPAHPLKDETGDGSTVEAGQDVHNLFLANFFAQTKALAFGKTADEVRAEGTKESVVPAREFSGNRPTASILAPALTPSVVGQLIALYEHIVFTEGTIWGIDSFDQWGVELGKQLALQIAPAVDGDEAALESQDSSTKSLIAKYLELRD